The following are encoded in a window of Anopheles gambiae chromosome X, idAnoGambNW_F1_1, whole genome shotgun sequence genomic DNA:
- the LOC1271993 gene encoding uncharacterized protein LOC1271993 isoform X1, with product MSSNHDFTFEWSLLTKKDCGKWNSADLQLAAELGKTLLERNKELEATLKHHQNIIEDHVQEIEYLTKQNAALREVNDSRMKIYEQLEVSIQDLERDKYKLALEYQAEKKHVKQLCSNIESLETKVEELTRSLEDARRQVEADRRTKKTERLLGQQQQQQQLPGQPAIVINSPTSHASKDAIPNVPSQEGVSTSRQTTEPCQSAKPMPAGAARQSDPAAPSAGAGEPRTEEDGTEQCERDGGPTADDHTLSEDSEEMLRIMQELERTQKCLLSEQGKVGDLEEQLAVIAQENTALQSKLLNVHSTEIRSVHDELSMLEEFRQGPVCTRCLRDLGEQQDEDSIITGTTEDDASLMELIRNTDFPQAYRSSVTIEIEPTKPDSLDLALSECAGPTNPYRELVEKYEALLEVHRQPLGQKSATAAPTGAPGPATGVAGSGNNTPVDSCQPQQLLADAADLLPCGPSTLGAGGDAPERAGPGERRDGRAVAATECSETASSGYSDEVSNKATQTDESPRNFLCTIADGKDWRFNIYEDDSAIDSRFRFSPAHRELFREIFSVLRKAAENRDEGDQLPLLDDTKPGAANPPPAAARPGGGAAAVTVPPVTPANDEPPTGFGLEKDGQQGEGAVEQDDEVGETVSFVSSSAVSEQSFAMSECITKSERRRIARQAKAAGRYADGEQQGPNNGADAAGQKPSGPGYIPLEYISVSVGVRKGKSRRRSHRRDEAHTPQGAAAGGGGAAAAGAATTTPTPPRSGSARKHRTSFRPWNPERDGGVAIAADAASWSASAGRGHRSATPLSNAGTTTTATATPPSAAAVHPGSSRTSRRSEKKRNATAGLRNRYADLMQDALGDEVVEFRPSSASQHLHKLQKLDLSYAEVLRRADGGHPFPARRQYNQPQQQQQ from the exons atgtCATCGAACCATGACTTCACCTTCGAATGGTCACTGCTCACGAAGAAGGACTGCGGCAAGTGGAACAGCGCCG ATCTGCAGCTCGCGGCCGAGCTCGGCAAAACGCTGCTCGAGCGCAACAAAGAGCTGGAGGCGACGCTGAAGCACCATCAGAACATTATCGAGGATCACGTGCAGGAAATAGAG TACTTAACGAAACAGAATGCGGCCCTGCGCGAGGTGAACGACTCGCGGATGAAGATCTACGAGCAGCTGGAGGTGAGCATTCAGGACCTGGAGCGGGACAAGTACAAGCTGGCGCTCGAGTACCAGGCGGAGAAGAAGCACGTCAAACA GCTGTGTAGCAATATAGAGAGCTTAGAAACCAAAGTAGAGGAGCTGACCCGATCGCTCGAGGATGCGCGGCGGCAGGTGGAGGCGGACCGGCGGACGAAGAAAACGGAACGGCTGCtaggtcagcagcagcagcagcagcaattgcCCGGGCAGCCCGCTATTGTAATCAACAGCCCGACCAGCCATGCATCGAAAGACGCCATACCGAACGTTCCTTCCCAGGAGGGCGTTAGCACCAGTCGACAGACAACCGAACCC TGTCAATCGGCCAAACCGATGCCCGCTGGAGCGGCCAGGCAAAGTGATCCAGCAGCACCGTCGGCCGGTGCGGGTGAGCCACGCACCGAGGAGGACGGGACCGAGCAGTGCGAGCGGGACGGTGGGCCCACGGCCGACGACCACACGCTCAGCGAGGACAGCGAGGAGATGCTGCGCATCATGCAGGAGCTCGAGCGCACGCAAAAGTGTCTCCTGTCCGAGCAGGGCAAGGTGGGCGATCTGGAGGAGCAGCTGGCGGTGATTGCGCAGGAAAATACCGCCCTGCAGTCGAAGCTGCTGAACGTGCACTCGACCGAGATCCGGTCCGTGCACGACGAGCTGTCCATGCTGGAGGAGTTCAG GCAAGGGCCGGTGTGTACCCGGTGCCTGCGCGATCTGGGCGAGCAGCAGGACGAGGACTCCATCATCACCGGCACCACCGAGGACGATGCCAGCCTGATGGAGCTGATCCGCAACACGGACTTCCCGCAGGCGTACCGGTCGTCGGTCACGATTGAG ATTGAGCCGACGAAACCGGACAGCCTGGACCTGGCGCTGAGCGAGTGTGCCGGTCCGACCAACCCGTACCGGGAGCTGGTGGAAAAGTACGAGGCCCTGCTGGAGGTGCACCGCCAGCCGCTCGGGCAGAAGTCCGCAACAGCCGCACCGACGGGCGCACCGGGCCCGGCAACCGGTGTGGCCGGCTCGGGCAACAACACGCCGGTGGACAGCTGCCAgccgcagcagctgctggccgACGCCGCCGACCTGCTGCCCTGCGGTCCGTCCACCCTCGGCGCCGGGGGTGACGCGCCCGAGCGGGCCGGGCCCGGCGAGCGGCGGGACGGGCGGGCGGTGGCCGCCACCGAGTGCTCCGAGACGGCCAGCTCCGGCTACTCGGACGAGGTGAGCAACAAGGCGACGCAGACGGACGAGAGCCCGCGCAACTTCCTCTGCACGATCGCGGACGGCAAGGACTGGCGGTTCAACATCTACGAGGACGACAGTGCGATCGACTCGCGGTTCCGCTTCAGCCCGGCCCACCGGGAGCTGTTCCGCGAGATCTTTAGCGTGCTGCGCAAGGCGGCCGAAAACCGGGACGAGGGCGACCAGCTGCCCCTGCTGGACGACACGAAGCCGGGCGCGGCGAATCCGCCGCCGGCAGCGGCCCGTCCTGGTGGTGGCGCGGCAGCGGTCACGGTGCCACCGGTgacgcccgcaaacgacgaacCCCCGACCGGGTTCGGGCTGGAGAAGGATGGGCAGCAAGGGGAAGGCGCGGTGGAGCAGGATGACGAGGTCGGCGAGACGGTCAGCTTCGTGTCGTCGTCCGCCGTCAGCGAGCAGTCGTTCGCGATGTCGGAGTGCATCACCAAGTCGGAGCGGCGGCGAATCGCCCGCCAGGCGAAGGCGGCCGGCCGGTACGCGGACGGGGAGCAGCAGGGGCCGAACAATGGGGCCGATGCGGCCGGCCAGAAACCGTCCGGCCCGGGCTACATCCCGCTCGAGTACATCTCCGTGTCGGTGGGCGTGCGCAAGGGCAAATCGCGCCGCCGCAGCCACCGGCGGGACGAAGCGCACACACCGCAGGGAGCAGCCGCTGGGGGTGgaggggcggcggcggcgggggCGGCCACAACCACACCGACACCGCCGCGCTCGGGAAGCGCCCGCAAGCACCGGACCTCCTTCCGGCCCTGGAACCCGGAGCGGGACGGTGGGGTGGCCATTGCCGCCGACGCCGCCAGCTGGAGTGCGTCGGCCGGGCGCGGCCACCGTTCCGCCACACCGCTCAGCAATGCCGGCACCACCACGACGGCGACCGCCACCCCGCCCAGCGCCGCGGCGGTCCATCCGGGTTCGTCGCGTACCTCCCGGCGGTCGGAGAAGAAGCGCAACGCCACGGCCGGGCTGCGCAACCGGTACGCCGACCTGATGCAGGACGCGCTCGGCGACGAGGTGGTCGAGTTCCGGCCGTCCTCCGCCTCCCAGCACCTGCAcaagctgcagaagctggACCTATCCTACGCGGAGGTGCTGCGCCGGGCGGACGGGGGCCATCCCTTCCCGGCCCGCCGCCAATACAatcagccgcagcagcagcagcaatag
- the LOC1271990 gene encoding uncharacterized protein LOC1271990 isoform X2 yields MSRMRSAFPSTFLCFFFYLQEFASARWRQNKRFGPAGPMSRGMSWARRLMPASVLLLLLLVTVGPRPADAHGRLMEPPARNAMWRFGFPNPVNYNDNELFCGGYAVQWEQNQGNCGVCGDAYHLRAPRPHEAGGEYGKGIVSRRYVAGQELEVEIELTANHMGRFELYLCPNNNPRAEATQDCFDRYPLYLSGTREVRFFIPPDSKKKDVFRYRVQLPLYVSCTQCVLQWTYFTGNMWGRCDNGTESVGCGRPETFRNCADISIVSNTGGGRPPLFVGNNNPFLLYYRDFRDPKPDNVYPLIIRDQVCLPTATYRSFIGMEEWCQSNCLRYPPNCPETVCHCPQTCEAIGELRGREGADVYCLDQCLNFKSNCPADRCRCY; encoded by the exons ATGTCGAGGATGCGATCTGCTTTTCCTTccacttttttatgtttttttttttatctgcaAGAGTTCGCGTCCGCGCGCTGgcgacaaaacaaaagattcgGCCCGGCCGGCCCG ATGTCCCGAGGGATGTCGTGGGCGCGACGGTTGATGCCGGcctcggtgctgctgctgctgctgctggtgacggTCGGGCCGCGGCCGGCGGACGCCCACGGCCGGCTGATGGAACCGCCCGCCCGCAATGCGATGTGGCGCTTCGGCTTCCCGAACCCGGTCAACTACAACGACAACGAGCTGTTCTGCGGCGGGTACGCGGTCCAGTGGGAGCAGAACCAGGGCAACTGTGGCGTGTGCGGCGACGCGTACCATCTGCGGGCGCCCCGGCCGCACGAGGCCGGCGGCGAGTACGGCAAGGGCATCGTGTCGCGCCGGTACGTGGCCGGCCAGGAGCTGGAGGTCGAGATCGAGCTGACCGCCAACCATATGGGCCGGTTCGAGCTGTACCTCTGCCCGAACAACAACCCGCGGGCGGAGGCGACGCAGGACTGCTTCGATCGCTACCCGCTCTACCTGTCCGGGACGCGCGAGGTCCGGTTCTTCATACCGCCCGACTCGAAGAAGAAGGACGTGTTCCGGTACCGGGTGCAGCTGCCGCTCTACGTGAGCTGCACGCAGTGCGTGCTGCAGTGGACCTACTTCACCGGCAACATGTGGGGCCGGTGCGACAACGGGACCGAGTCGGTCGGGTGCGGCAGACCGG AAACCTTCCGGAACTGTGCGGACATTAGCATCGTGTCGAACACGGGCGGCGGCCGCCCACCACTGTTCGTCGGCAATAACAACCCGTTCCTGCTGTACTACCGGGACTTCCGTGACCCCAAGCCGGACAACGTCTATCCGCTGATCATCCG GGACCAGGTGTGTCTGCCGACCGCGACGTACCGCAGCTTCATCGGGATGGAGGAATGGTGCCAGAGCAACTGTCTCCGCTACCCGCCGAACTGTCCGGAAACGGTGTGCCACTGCCC GCAAACGTGTGAAGCGATCGGTGAGCTGCGAGGCCGCGAGGGTGCCGACGTCTACTGTCTCGACCAGTGTCTCAACTTCAAGTCGAACTGCCCTGCCGACAGATGTCGCTGCTACTAA
- the LOC1271993 gene encoding uncharacterized protein LOC1271993 isoform X2, translating into MSGLTSDVYDEHLVDESSQYMLDDLQLAAELGKTLLERNKELEATLKHHQNIIEDHVQEIEYLTKQNAALREVNDSRMKIYEQLEVSIQDLERDKYKLALEYQAEKKHVKQLCSNIESLETKVEELTRSLEDARRQVEADRRTKKTERLLGQQQQQQQLPGQPAIVINSPTSHASKDAIPNVPSQEGVSTSRQTTEPCQSAKPMPAGAARQSDPAAPSAGAGEPRTEEDGTEQCERDGGPTADDHTLSEDSEEMLRIMQELERTQKCLLSEQGKVGDLEEQLAVIAQENTALQSKLLNVHSTEIRSVHDELSMLEEFRQGPVCTRCLRDLGEQQDEDSIITGTTEDDASLMELIRNTDFPQAYRSSVTIEIEPTKPDSLDLALSECAGPTNPYRELVEKYEALLEVHRQPLGQKSATAAPTGAPGPATGVAGSGNNTPVDSCQPQQLLADAADLLPCGPSTLGAGGDAPERAGPGERRDGRAVAATECSETASSGYSDEVSNKATQTDESPRNFLCTIADGKDWRFNIYEDDSAIDSRFRFSPAHRELFREIFSVLRKAAENRDEGDQLPLLDDTKPGAANPPPAAARPGGGAAAVTVPPVTPANDEPPTGFGLEKDGQQGEGAVEQDDEVGETVSFVSSSAVSEQSFAMSECITKSERRRIARQAKAAGRYADGEQQGPNNGADAAGQKPSGPGYIPLEYISVSVGVRKGKSRRRSHRRDEAHTPQGAAAGGGGAAAAGAATTTPTPPRSGSARKHRTSFRPWNPERDGGVAIAADAASWSASAGRGHRSATPLSNAGTTTTATATPPSAAAVHPGSSRTSRRSEKKRNATAGLRNRYADLMQDALGDEVVEFRPSSASQHLHKLQKLDLSYAEVLRRADGGHPFPARRQYNQPQQQQQ; encoded by the exons ATGAGCGGCCTAACGAGCGACGTGTACGATGAGCATCTCGTCGACGAAAGCTCCCAGTACATGCTGGACG ATCTGCAGCTCGCGGCCGAGCTCGGCAAAACGCTGCTCGAGCGCAACAAAGAGCTGGAGGCGACGCTGAAGCACCATCAGAACATTATCGAGGATCACGTGCAGGAAATAGAG TACTTAACGAAACAGAATGCGGCCCTGCGCGAGGTGAACGACTCGCGGATGAAGATCTACGAGCAGCTGGAGGTGAGCATTCAGGACCTGGAGCGGGACAAGTACAAGCTGGCGCTCGAGTACCAGGCGGAGAAGAAGCACGTCAAACA GCTGTGTAGCAATATAGAGAGCTTAGAAACCAAAGTAGAGGAGCTGACCCGATCGCTCGAGGATGCGCGGCGGCAGGTGGAGGCGGACCGGCGGACGAAGAAAACGGAACGGCTGCtaggtcagcagcagcagcagcagcaattgcCCGGGCAGCCCGCTATTGTAATCAACAGCCCGACCAGCCATGCATCGAAAGACGCCATACCGAACGTTCCTTCCCAGGAGGGCGTTAGCACCAGTCGACAGACAACCGAACCC TGTCAATCGGCCAAACCGATGCCCGCTGGAGCGGCCAGGCAAAGTGATCCAGCAGCACCGTCGGCCGGTGCGGGTGAGCCACGCACCGAGGAGGACGGGACCGAGCAGTGCGAGCGGGACGGTGGGCCCACGGCCGACGACCACACGCTCAGCGAGGACAGCGAGGAGATGCTGCGCATCATGCAGGAGCTCGAGCGCACGCAAAAGTGTCTCCTGTCCGAGCAGGGCAAGGTGGGCGATCTGGAGGAGCAGCTGGCGGTGATTGCGCAGGAAAATACCGCCCTGCAGTCGAAGCTGCTGAACGTGCACTCGACCGAGATCCGGTCCGTGCACGACGAGCTGTCCATGCTGGAGGAGTTCAG GCAAGGGCCGGTGTGTACCCGGTGCCTGCGCGATCTGGGCGAGCAGCAGGACGAGGACTCCATCATCACCGGCACCACCGAGGACGATGCCAGCCTGATGGAGCTGATCCGCAACACGGACTTCCCGCAGGCGTACCGGTCGTCGGTCACGATTGAG ATTGAGCCGACGAAACCGGACAGCCTGGACCTGGCGCTGAGCGAGTGTGCCGGTCCGACCAACCCGTACCGGGAGCTGGTGGAAAAGTACGAGGCCCTGCTGGAGGTGCACCGCCAGCCGCTCGGGCAGAAGTCCGCAACAGCCGCACCGACGGGCGCACCGGGCCCGGCAACCGGTGTGGCCGGCTCGGGCAACAACACGCCGGTGGACAGCTGCCAgccgcagcagctgctggccgACGCCGCCGACCTGCTGCCCTGCGGTCCGTCCACCCTCGGCGCCGGGGGTGACGCGCCCGAGCGGGCCGGGCCCGGCGAGCGGCGGGACGGGCGGGCGGTGGCCGCCACCGAGTGCTCCGAGACGGCCAGCTCCGGCTACTCGGACGAGGTGAGCAACAAGGCGACGCAGACGGACGAGAGCCCGCGCAACTTCCTCTGCACGATCGCGGACGGCAAGGACTGGCGGTTCAACATCTACGAGGACGACAGTGCGATCGACTCGCGGTTCCGCTTCAGCCCGGCCCACCGGGAGCTGTTCCGCGAGATCTTTAGCGTGCTGCGCAAGGCGGCCGAAAACCGGGACGAGGGCGACCAGCTGCCCCTGCTGGACGACACGAAGCCGGGCGCGGCGAATCCGCCGCCGGCAGCGGCCCGTCCTGGTGGTGGCGCGGCAGCGGTCACGGTGCCACCGGTgacgcccgcaaacgacgaacCCCCGACCGGGTTCGGGCTGGAGAAGGATGGGCAGCAAGGGGAAGGCGCGGTGGAGCAGGATGACGAGGTCGGCGAGACGGTCAGCTTCGTGTCGTCGTCCGCCGTCAGCGAGCAGTCGTTCGCGATGTCGGAGTGCATCACCAAGTCGGAGCGGCGGCGAATCGCCCGCCAGGCGAAGGCGGCCGGCCGGTACGCGGACGGGGAGCAGCAGGGGCCGAACAATGGGGCCGATGCGGCCGGCCAGAAACCGTCCGGCCCGGGCTACATCCCGCTCGAGTACATCTCCGTGTCGGTGGGCGTGCGCAAGGGCAAATCGCGCCGCCGCAGCCACCGGCGGGACGAAGCGCACACACCGCAGGGAGCAGCCGCTGGGGGTGgaggggcggcggcggcgggggCGGCCACAACCACACCGACACCGCCGCGCTCGGGAAGCGCCCGCAAGCACCGGACCTCCTTCCGGCCCTGGAACCCGGAGCGGGACGGTGGGGTGGCCATTGCCGCCGACGCCGCCAGCTGGAGTGCGTCGGCCGGGCGCGGCCACCGTTCCGCCACACCGCTCAGCAATGCCGGCACCACCACGACGGCGACCGCCACCCCGCCCAGCGCCGCGGCGGTCCATCCGGGTTCGTCGCGTACCTCCCGGCGGTCGGAGAAGAAGCGCAACGCCACGGCCGGGCTGCGCAACCGGTACGCCGACCTGATGCAGGACGCGCTCGGCGACGAGGTGGTCGAGTTCCGGCCGTCCTCCGCCTCCCAGCACCTGCAcaagctgcagaagctggACCTATCCTACGCGGAGGTGCTGCGCCGGGCGGACGGGGGCCATCCCTTCCCGGCCCGCCGCCAATACAatcagccgcagcagcagcagcaatag
- the LOC3289645 gene encoding uncharacterized protein LOC3289645 produces MYSQWLRWGQLIIPLMLLVELLASTTDAPDDVPPVGCLEHTVTSGTFDQYYELAELGNEPSASYLVNVSFTVELGNRQEELAILLSGQNRSYQHPDFARTYEMRMTNVYTVVYRETLKMQAYHSPLDKLFPADRFRLRFLLSRDGNLTVLVNDGRLGRRPLLAVVDERQALDVQYVSFSSRMNAYPVRFYLGCGLPQYRAEVEVIADGAGEPASLPLTDGCPVCPVCPKQRCEVVVKACADSSKDANGAPTGDDPERQKYYFYFNLYLMKNRTKTSGLPTRTTSKQPQQDDGL; encoded by the exons ATGTATAGCCAATGGCTGCGATGGGGTCAATTAATCATCCcgctgatgctgctggtggagtTGCTGGCGTCGACCACTGACGCACCGGACGATG TGCCACCGGTCGGCTGTCTCGAGCACACGGTGACGTCCGGCACGTTCGACCAGTACTACGAGCTGGCCGAGCTCGGGAACGAACCGTCCGCCAGCTATCTGGTGAACGTCAGCTTCACGGTCGAGCTGGGCAACCGGCAGGAGGAGCTGGCGATACTGCTGTCCGGCCAGAACCGCTCCTACCAGCATCCGGACTTTGCGCGCACCTACGAGATGCGGATGACGAACGTGTACACCGTGGTGTACCGGGAGACGCTCAAGATGCAGGCGTACCACAGCCCGCTGGACAAGCTGTTCCCGGCCGATCGGTTCCGGCTGCGCTTTCTGCTGTCCCGCGACGGCAACCTGACCGTGCTGGTGAACGACGGCCGGCTGGGCCGGCGGCCCCTGCTCGCGGTCGTGGACGAGCGGCAGGCGCTGGACGTGCAGTACGTCAGCTTCTCCTCGCGCATGAACGCGTACCCGGTGCGGTTCTATCTCGGCTGCGGGCTGCCCCAGTACCGGGCCGAGGTCGAGGTGATAGCGGACGGGGCCGGCGAACCGGCCAGCCTGCCCCTAACGGACGGCTGCCCCGTTTGCCCCGTCTGTCCCAAGCAGCGGTGCGAGGTCGTCGTGAAGGCATGCGCCGACAGTAGCAAGGACGCGAACGGGGCGCCCACGGGCGACGACCCGGAGCGGCAGAAGTACTACTTCTACTTCAATCTCTATCTCATGAAAAACCGCACCAAAACGAGCGGGTTGCCGACTCGCACCACCAGCAAGCAGCCGCAGCAAGACGACGGGTTGTAG
- the LOC5666783 gene encoding uncharacterized protein LOC5666783, producing the protein MALRVLFGMLCLGAQAFLSLHGASGGTEESSPLTTHHVGENCEHHTTTTSQFEEYFDIDRIGNNRTESNVVDLTLFVQVRNMQEELAILLSAANRSRQHPDYGRTYEVRVSNVYTVIYKETLRMSAHHSHNFNFFPGEQFRLRIQITRAGHITVSIPGLSKSLILTVHDERPPIEVEYISFGSRMNAYPVTFYFNCVDAAQAAARKQALAEQESARERADADDPVGGSSHQLDEGEEDARGQLAPDQHTTDRDDDSAGGNREMGEREQNGDVGESPAAAKCPVCPKPEKCEVVVKACSDTSKDLLMQASGPDGEKQKYFFYFNVYLSSKGEKGGKERPVADATNQIA; encoded by the exons ATGGCACTGCGCGTCCTGTTCGGGATGCTGTGTCTGGGCGCGCAGGCCTTCCTGAGCCTGCACGGTGCGTCCGGTGGCACGGAAGAATCCAGCCCGCTCACCACCCATCACG TGGGCGAAAACTGCGAGCAccacacgacgacgaccagCCAGTTCGAGGAGTACTTCGACATCGACCGGATCGGCAACAACCGCACCGAGTCGAACGTCGTCGACCTGACGCTGTTCGTGCAGGTGCGCAACATGCAGGAGGAGCTGGCGATCCTGCTCTCCGCCGCGAACCGGTCCCGCCAGCACCCGGACTACGGCCGCACGTACGAGGTGCGCGTCAGCAATGTGTACACCGTCATCTACAAAGAGACGCTGCGCATGTCCGCACACCACAGCCACAACTTTAACTTCTTCCCGGGCGAGCAGTTCCGGCTGCGCATCCAAATAACGCGCGCCGGCCACATCACCGTCTCCATACCGGGCCTGTCCAAGTCGCTCATCCTGACCGTGCACGACGAGCGGCCCCCGATCGAGGTGGAGTACATTAGCTTCGGGTCGCGCATGAACGCGTACCCGGTGACGTTCTACTTCAACTGTGTGGATGCGGCGCAGGCCGCCGCCCGGAAGCAGGCCCTTGCCGAGCAGGAGAGCGCCCGGGAGCGGGCGGACGCGGACGATCCGGTCGGCGGGTCGTCGCACCAGCTGGACGAAGGCGAGGAGGACGCCAGGGGCCAGCTGGCCCCCGATCAGCACACCACGGACAGGGACGACGACTCGGCGGGTGGCAATCGAGAGATGGGAGAGCGTGAACAGAACGGGGACGTTGGGGAGTCACCGGCGGCCGCCAAGTGTCCGGTCTGTCCCAAGCCGGAAAAGTGCGAGGTGGTGGTGAAGGCGTGCTCGGACACGTCCAAAGATCTGCTGATGCAGGCGTCCGGGCCGGACGGCGAGAAGCAAAAGTACTTCTTCTACTTCAACGTTTACCTGAGCAGCAAGGGcgagaagggagggaaggagcGACCGGTGGCCGACGCCACCAACCAGATTGCCTAA
- the LOC1271990 gene encoding uncharacterized protein LOC1271990 isoform X1 has protein sequence MFQIAEMSRGMSWARRLMPASVLLLLLLVTVGPRPADAHGRLMEPPARNAMWRFGFPNPVNYNDNELFCGGYAVQWEQNQGNCGVCGDAYHLRAPRPHEAGGEYGKGIVSRRYVAGQELEVEIELTANHMGRFELYLCPNNNPRAEATQDCFDRYPLYLSGTREVRFFIPPDSKKKDVFRYRVQLPLYVSCTQCVLQWTYFTGNMWGRCDNGTESVGCGRPETFRNCADISIVSNTGGGRPPLFVGNNNPFLLYYRDFRDPKPDNVYPLIIRDQVCLPTATYRSFIGMEEWCQSNCLRYPPNCPETVCHCPQTCEAIGELRGREGADVYCLDQCLNFKSNCPADRCRCY, from the exons ATGTTCCAGATCGCAGAG ATGTCCCGAGGGATGTCGTGGGCGCGACGGTTGATGCCGGcctcggtgctgctgctgctgctgctggtgacggTCGGGCCGCGGCCGGCGGACGCCCACGGCCGGCTGATGGAACCGCCCGCCCGCAATGCGATGTGGCGCTTCGGCTTCCCGAACCCGGTCAACTACAACGACAACGAGCTGTTCTGCGGCGGGTACGCGGTCCAGTGGGAGCAGAACCAGGGCAACTGTGGCGTGTGCGGCGACGCGTACCATCTGCGGGCGCCCCGGCCGCACGAGGCCGGCGGCGAGTACGGCAAGGGCATCGTGTCGCGCCGGTACGTGGCCGGCCAGGAGCTGGAGGTCGAGATCGAGCTGACCGCCAACCATATGGGCCGGTTCGAGCTGTACCTCTGCCCGAACAACAACCCGCGGGCGGAGGCGACGCAGGACTGCTTCGATCGCTACCCGCTCTACCTGTCCGGGACGCGCGAGGTCCGGTTCTTCATACCGCCCGACTCGAAGAAGAAGGACGTGTTCCGGTACCGGGTGCAGCTGCCGCTCTACGTGAGCTGCACGCAGTGCGTGCTGCAGTGGACCTACTTCACCGGCAACATGTGGGGCCGGTGCGACAACGGGACCGAGTCGGTCGGGTGCGGCAGACCGG AAACCTTCCGGAACTGTGCGGACATTAGCATCGTGTCGAACACGGGCGGCGGCCGCCCACCACTGTTCGTCGGCAATAACAACCCGTTCCTGCTGTACTACCGGGACTTCCGTGACCCCAAGCCGGACAACGTCTATCCGCTGATCATCCG GGACCAGGTGTGTCTGCCGACCGCGACGTACCGCAGCTTCATCGGGATGGAGGAATGGTGCCAGAGCAACTGTCTCCGCTACCCGCCGAACTGTCCGGAAACGGTGTGCCACTGCCC GCAAACGTGTGAAGCGATCGGTGAGCTGCGAGGCCGCGAGGGTGCCGACGTCTACTGTCTCGACCAGTGTCTCAACTTCAAGTCGAACTGCCCTGCCGACAGATGTCGCTGCTACTAA